A region from the Streptosporangium sp. NBC_01756 genome encodes:
- a CDS encoding cation-translocating P-type ATPase, whose product MLLARVLTVSTEALWGVMPDVMRNALPRPRGRRTCPGGFHIDLRAIGGPGTERAARRLEALLLALDGVERAEVNGALGAVFVGCDVDAVDLESLLSVVEELDAGQEADQGQGPSLSGVVEQHTRAGIRLGASLLGTGLALAGRVARLPPLSPAVPAVLHLVESAPKIRAELERHLGRSTADSLLTTANIVTNTLALRPLGLLVHSITATARYAEARGMRQAWETHGQRLASREGAYRHIRSAKRPRPAPLAHSPAERFQRLVAPVALSASALTRLASASPQRGLAMLIATTPKASKAGGEAFAGAVGRALARRGALVLNRDALRRMDGMDTVVLDAALLTTGSWTIDRLVPLTGDLDAGRLHTWLYTLVDLTDPDARRERDTWAAEPLADLTGVIPADAPAWEALGLRPVGVRRNGVLVAVAGLAPELDPLADAVVAAARSGCTVVLAGGDPGLGSRLGVDASVPGGSRLAASVRALQADGHGVVVVSRRSRAGLAQADLGIGVPDRTGRMPWDADVISGLDGVHLLLSCLAPARRTSERCVWLSLAGAAVGATLTTAGERREAVDRAQLVSDCTALAAIVMGEWAGHNAGRTAVPARADRTPWHSMPVKEVLSRLDSSPDGLTEAEALRRRTAPGAGGPKGPDSLLRISADELANPLTPVLAAGAGASALVGSVSDAVLIGAVVIINALIGGGQRFTADRALHRLTETVTVRVRLRRPGGSVSATVDDLVAGDIVELHAGDAVPADCRVLSAMGLEVDEAALTGESQLVAKSPKPVTTAAVADRSSMVYEGTTVAAGHGLAVVVAAGEATEAARTAMLATGGPPPTGVQLRLRALSRRVLPVAVGSGVALLATELLRGRPMTEALAPAVSLAVAAVPEGLPFVASMAELAAARRLSTRNTLVPNPSTIEALGRVNVLCFDKTGTLTEGHISLRCVSDGRVEHPVGEPVPELRRIMAAALRASPRPDEGRPAAHPTDRAVLDGARRLHVTPEEGQDTWQRIDELPFEPGRGYHAVLGVGGSGYLLSVKGAPEAVLTRCTGLLRGHELVTLDGSARVELEDEVNRLALQGYRVLAVAEHPTSDRRDLDESSIEGLTFMGFLCLADPVRPTAAESVGRLARAGVRVVMITGDHPSTAEAIAAELGVLNGGRIMTGPELDDLDDDDLVKVLPDATVFARTTPAHKARIVGCLRRSGMVVAVTGDGANDAPAIRAADVGIALGSRATPAARGAADVVVTDDRIETIVDAIIEGRAMWGSVRDALSILLGGNVGEIVFTVASSLISGRNVLNARQLLLVNLLTDMLPAMAVAVRPPAATSPERLLAEGPEASLATSLTRDIYLRAAVTTAAAGVAWSVGRMTGTQRRADTIGLVALVSAQLFQTLVLGGRDRVVALASLGSLAVLCLTVSLPGLCRFFGCRPLGPVGWTIALGSAAAATVAGAAVQASMRETSSTVH is encoded by the coding sequence ATGTTGCTGGCGCGGGTGCTCACCGTTTCCACCGAGGCGTTGTGGGGCGTCATGCCCGACGTGATGCGGAACGCCCTGCCGCGTCCCCGTGGGCGCCGTACGTGCCCGGGCGGATTCCACATCGACCTGCGCGCGATCGGCGGGCCGGGCACCGAACGGGCCGCGCGACGCCTCGAAGCGCTGCTGCTCGCCCTGGACGGGGTGGAGCGAGCGGAGGTCAACGGCGCCCTCGGCGCCGTCTTCGTGGGATGCGACGTCGACGCGGTCGACCTGGAGAGCCTCCTGTCGGTCGTCGAGGAGCTCGACGCCGGACAGGAGGCCGACCAGGGCCAGGGGCCGTCGCTCTCCGGAGTGGTGGAGCAGCACACCCGGGCGGGCATCAGGCTCGGTGCGAGTCTGCTCGGCACCGGGCTGGCGCTGGCCGGGCGCGTGGCCCGGCTGCCTCCGCTCTCCCCCGCGGTGCCCGCTGTTCTGCATCTGGTGGAATCCGCCCCGAAAATCCGCGCGGAGCTGGAACGCCATCTCGGCCGATCGACCGCTGACTCCCTGCTCACCACCGCGAACATCGTGACCAACACGCTCGCGCTCCGCCCGCTGGGACTACTGGTCCACTCCATCACCGCCACCGCCCGCTACGCGGAGGCGCGTGGCATGCGACAGGCCTGGGAAACCCACGGGCAGCGGCTGGCCTCCCGGGAAGGCGCCTACCGGCATATCCGGTCTGCGAAGAGGCCACGCCCGGCCCCTCTGGCGCACAGCCCCGCAGAACGGTTCCAGCGCCTCGTGGCCCCCGTGGCGCTGAGCGCGTCGGCGCTGACGCGTCTGGCCAGCGCCAGCCCCCAGCGGGGACTCGCCATGCTGATCGCGACGACGCCCAAGGCCTCCAAGGCGGGCGGCGAAGCCTTCGCCGGCGCGGTCGGACGGGCTCTGGCCAGGCGCGGCGCGCTCGTTCTCAACCGGGACGCGCTGCGCCGGATGGACGGCATGGACACCGTCGTCCTGGACGCCGCCCTGCTCACCACGGGTTCCTGGACGATCGACCGGCTCGTCCCCCTCACCGGGGATCTGGACGCCGGCAGGCTTCACACGTGGCTCTACACCCTGGTCGACCTCACCGACCCCGACGCCCGGCGGGAACGCGACACCTGGGCGGCCGAACCGCTGGCGGATCTGACCGGGGTCATTCCGGCGGACGCCCCGGCATGGGAGGCACTGGGACTACGGCCCGTCGGCGTTCGCCGGAACGGCGTGCTGGTGGCCGTGGCCGGGCTCGCGCCGGAGCTCGACCCGCTGGCCGACGCCGTCGTCGCCGCGGCCCGGAGCGGTTGCACCGTGGTTCTGGCGGGAGGAGACCCGGGGCTCGGAAGCCGGCTCGGTGTCGACGCGTCCGTGCCGGGCGGTTCACGGCTGGCCGCGTCGGTCCGCGCGCTCCAGGCCGACGGTCACGGAGTGGTCGTGGTGTCGAGGCGTTCCAGGGCCGGACTGGCCCAGGCCGACCTGGGCATCGGCGTCCCGGACCGGACGGGCCGCATGCCCTGGGACGCGGACGTGATCAGCGGGCTCGACGGGGTCCACCTTCTGCTGAGCTGCCTGGCACCGGCGAGAAGGACAAGCGAGCGGTGCGTGTGGCTGAGCCTGGCGGGGGCGGCCGTCGGCGCCACGCTGACGACCGCCGGAGAGCGGCGGGAGGCGGTGGACAGAGCCCAGTTGGTGAGTGACTGCACGGCACTGGCCGCGATCGTCATGGGTGAGTGGGCAGGCCACAACGCCGGGCGCACGGCGGTCCCGGCCCGCGCCGACCGCACCCCCTGGCACTCCATGCCGGTCAAGGAAGTGCTGTCCCGGCTCGATTCCTCCCCCGACGGGCTCACCGAGGCGGAGGCTCTGCGCCGCAGGACCGCACCGGGGGCCGGCGGGCCCAAGGGCCCCGACTCGCTGCTTCGCATATCGGCCGACGAGCTGGCCAACCCGCTCACCCCGGTGCTGGCGGCCGGGGCCGGCGCATCGGCCCTGGTCGGCTCGGTCTCCGACGCGGTGCTGATAGGAGCAGTCGTGATCATCAACGCGCTCATCGGCGGGGGACAGCGGTTCACCGCCGACCGGGCGTTGCACCGTCTGACGGAGACGGTGACGGTCCGCGTGCGGCTTCGCCGCCCCGGCGGGAGTGTGAGCGCGACCGTCGACGACCTCGTGGCGGGTGACATCGTCGAACTACACGCGGGCGACGCCGTACCGGCTGACTGCCGCGTGCTCAGTGCCATGGGCCTGGAGGTCGACGAGGCGGCCCTGACCGGTGAGTCCCAGCTCGTCGCCAAGTCACCGAAGCCCGTCACCACCGCCGCCGTCGCCGACCGGAGTTCGATGGTCTACGAGGGCACGACGGTGGCGGCCGGTCATGGGCTGGCCGTGGTCGTCGCCGCCGGCGAGGCGACCGAAGCGGCCCGGACCGCCATGCTCGCCACGGGCGGGCCCCCACCGACGGGCGTGCAGCTCCGGCTGCGCGCACTGAGCAGGCGGGTTCTGCCGGTCGCGGTCGGCTCCGGCGTCGCCCTGCTGGCCACCGAGCTACTTCGCGGCAGGCCCATGACCGAGGCTCTCGCCCCCGCGGTGAGCCTCGCCGTCGCCGCCGTGCCCGAGGGGCTGCCTTTCGTCGCCTCGATGGCGGAGCTCGCCGCCGCCCGGCGGCTGTCGACCCGCAACACGTTGGTGCCCAACCCCTCCACGATCGAGGCCCTCGGCCGGGTGAACGTCCTCTGCTTCGACAAGACGGGAACCCTGACGGAGGGGCACATCAGCCTGCGCTGCGTCTCGGACGGGCGCGTCGAACATCCGGTCGGAGAGCCGGTGCCCGAGCTGAGACGGATCATGGCGGCCGCACTGCGTGCGAGCCCGCGTCCTGACGAGGGGCGGCCCGCCGCCCACCCCACCGACCGTGCCGTGCTGGATGGAGCCCGGCGGCTGCACGTGACCCCCGAAGAGGGGCAGGACACCTGGCAGCGGATCGACGAGCTTCCCTTCGAACCGGGACGCGGCTACCACGCCGTGCTCGGCGTGGGCGGTTCCGGTTACCTGCTGAGCGTCAAGGGCGCCCCGGAAGCCGTGCTCACCCGCTGTACCGGTCTGCTCCGCGGTCACGAACTCGTCACCCTCGACGGATCCGCCCGGGTGGAGCTCGAAGACGAGGTCAACAGGCTCGCCCTGCAGGGCTACCGGGTGCTCGCGGTGGCCGAGCACCCCACCTCCGACCGCCGCGACCTCGACGAGTCCAGCATCGAGGGTCTGACCTTCATGGGTTTCCTCTGCCTGGCCGACCCCGTCCGGCCCACGGCGGCCGAGAGCGTCGGCCGTCTGGCGCGGGCGGGCGTCCGGGTCGTCATGATCACGGGTGATCACCCGAGCACCGCCGAGGCGATCGCCGCCGAGCTCGGCGTACTGAACGGCGGACGGATCATGACCGGCCCGGAACTGGACGACCTCGACGACGACGACCTGGTCAAGGTGCTGCCGGACGCGACGGTCTTCGCCCGGACCACCCCGGCGCACAAGGCGCGGATCGTCGGTTGCCTGCGCCGCTCCGGCATGGTCGTGGCGGTCACCGGAGACGGCGCCAACGACGCTCCCGCGATCCGCGCCGCCGATGTGGGGATCGCCCTCGGGTCCCGTGCCACCCCGGCGGCCCGGGGGGCCGCCGACGTCGTGGTGACCGACGACCGCATCGAGACGATCGTCGACGCGATCATCGAGGGCCGGGCCATGTGGGGCTCGGTCAGGGACGCCCTGAGCATCCTGCTCGGCGGCAATGTCGGCGAGATCGTGTTCACCGTCGCATCCAGTCTGATCAGCGGCCGGAACGTGCTGAACGCCCGCCAGCTGCTGCTGGTCAACCTGCTCACCGACATGCTGCCGGCGATGGCGGTGGCCGTCCGTCCTCCGGCGGCGACCAGCCCCGAACGGCTGCTCGCCGAGGGCCCGGAGGCCTCCCTGGCGACCTCCCTGACCCGGGACATCTATCTGCGTGCCGCCGTCACCACGGCCGCGGCCGGTGTCGCGTGGTCGGTCGGTCGGATGACCGGCACACAGCGGAGGGCCGACACGATCGGGCTGGTCGCGCTCGTGTCGGCCCAGCTGTTCCAGACGCTGGTCCTGGGCGGCCGGGACCGCGTGGTCGCGCTGGCCTCGCTCGGGTCTCTGGCCGTGCTGTGCCTGACCGTCTCGCTGCCCGGCCTGTGTCGTTTCTTCGGCTGCCGTCCGCTCGGACCCGTGGGATGGACGATCGCCCTCGGGAGTGCCGCCGCCGCGACCGTTGCCGGGGCGGCGGTCCAGGCCTCGATGCGCGAGACGTCATCGACCGTTCACTGA
- a CDS encoding HAD family hydrolase: MFKGVLIDWGGVLTTGLSEAIAEWIVADRIDATHYRDVMRELVLHAYEGSESGENTIHALERGEISGLEFERGLAARLVTTDGVPPVAEGLLTRMFAGFQRVEPMYDMLRRARVAGLRTCLLSNSWANEYPREGWDEFFDEVVISGEIGMRKPEARIFEHALGRVGLAGHECVFVDDIEANITAARALGIVGVHHREPELTITELEGLLSVPLR; encoded by the coding sequence ATGTTCAAGGGTGTGCTGATCGACTGGGGCGGCGTGCTGACCACGGGCCTGTCCGAGGCGATCGCCGAGTGGATCGTCGCCGACCGGATCGACGCCACCCACTACCGCGACGTGATGCGGGAGCTGGTCCTGCACGCCTACGAGGGCTCCGAGAGCGGTGAGAACACGATCCACGCACTGGAGCGGGGTGAGATCTCCGGACTGGAGTTCGAACGGGGACTGGCCGCCCGGCTGGTCACGACAGACGGCGTGCCGCCGGTCGCCGAAGGCCTCCTGACCAGGATGTTCGCCGGCTTCCAGCGGGTCGAGCCGATGTACGACATGCTCCGCCGGGCGCGTGTCGCCGGACTGCGGACCTGCCTGCTCTCCAACTCGTGGGCCAACGAGTATCCCCGCGAGGGCTGGGACGAGTTCTTCGACGAGGTCGTCATCTCGGGGGAGATCGGCATGCGCAAACCGGAGGCGAGGATCTTCGAGCACGCGCTCGGCAGAGTCGGCCTGGCCGGGCACGAATGCGTGTTCGTCGACGACATCGAGGCCAACATCACGGCGGCCCGCGCTCTCGGCATCGTCGGAGTGCACCACAGGGAGCCCGAGCTGACCATCACCGAGTTGGAGGGACTTCTCAGCGTGCCGCTGCGGTGA
- a CDS encoding DUF6912 family protein: protein MRVYLPCTLPALARVVTLGEFGPAPLTGYAVTPALTEWYASGDTEELEYVALTEAARASLRMLAADRADGVDVAPRRVVIAAEVPDGRVGVAAELEERGRVRLAEAVALADVAAVHVDDLSAMKDVEAAIAAVPAADRGDDDARFVLDGAEANELMWFATQEIPDLLG from the coding sequence ATGCGCGTCTACCTGCCGTGCACGCTCCCCGCGCTGGCCCGTGTGGTCACCCTGGGGGAGTTCGGCCCGGCCCCGCTGACCGGTTACGCGGTGACCCCCGCGCTGACCGAGTGGTACGCCTCGGGTGACACCGAGGAGCTGGAGTACGTCGCTCTGACCGAGGCGGCAAGGGCGTCCCTGCGGATGCTGGCCGCCGACCGCGCCGACGGGGTGGACGTGGCCCCGCGTCGGGTGGTGATCGCCGCGGAGGTGCCGGACGGGCGCGTGGGCGTGGCCGCCGAGTTGGAGGAGCGCGGCCGGGTACGGCTCGCCGAGGCGGTCGCGCTGGCGGACGTCGCCGCGGTCCATGTGGACGACCTGTCCGCGATGAAGGACGTGGAGGCCGCGATCGCCGCGGTGCCCGCGGCCGACCGGGGCGATGACGACGCCCGGTTCGTCCTGGACGGCGCCGAGGCCAACGAACTCATGTGGTTCGCGACACAGGAGATCCCCGACCTGCTCGGCTGA
- a CDS encoding DUF2690 domain-containing protein — MKIRVAATLVAAVGLSLFGALPASAHTYDHKDPYRSGCGNTARVVKSAPIKSRLEGKVGTIRLWWSSSCKTNWTEVSVPTSAYGTINVYTDRGSDSFTFKAGNGGRHWGNMMRAPGVCAWGGVAVQWHGGRGGQNGQGVTAKACG, encoded by the coding sequence ATGAAGATCCGAGTAGCCGCGACCCTCGTGGCCGCCGTCGGCCTGTCCCTGTTCGGTGCGCTGCCCGCGAGCGCGCACACCTACGACCACAAGGACCCGTACCGGTCCGGTTGTGGCAACACGGCGCGGGTGGTCAAGTCCGCCCCCATCAAGAGCCGGCTCGAAGGGAAGGTCGGGACGATCAGGCTCTGGTGGTCGTCCTCCTGCAAGACCAACTGGACCGAGGTCTCGGTCCCCACCTCCGCGTATGGGACGATCAACGTCTACACCGACCGGGGCTCTGACAGCTTCACCTTCAAGGCGGGCAACGGTGGCCGTCACTGGGGCAACATGATGCGCGCCCCGGGTGTCTGCGCATGGGGCGGCGTCGCGGTGCAGTGGCACGGTGGCCGCGGTGGCCAGAACGGGCAGGGCGTCACCGCCAAGGCCTGCGGCTGA
- a CDS encoding HAD family hydrolase translates to MKRHIIWDWNGTLFHDVDAVVGATNAVFEPYGLSPYDADGFRAVYTRPIWTAYERMLGRALHDGEWERLDLGFHEHYHRLMLECGLAADAASTLASWEREGGRQSLLSMWAHERLGPKVAEFGIDRHFARIDGLRSASGGHKADSMVAHLAALGVDPAEVLVIGDSVDDAHAAQHVGARAVLYTGGMTSRTDLAAFGVPVVDTLANAIDYA, encoded by the coding sequence ATGAAAAGACACATCATCTGGGATTGGAACGGCACGCTCTTCCACGACGTCGACGCCGTGGTCGGCGCGACGAACGCGGTGTTCGAGCCGTACGGGCTGAGCCCCTACGACGCCGACGGCTTCCGGGCGGTCTACACCCGCCCCATCTGGACGGCCTACGAGCGGATGCTCGGCAGGGCGCTCCACGACGGAGAGTGGGAGCGGCTCGACCTCGGCTTCCACGAGCACTACCACCGGCTGATGCTGGAGTGCGGCCTCGCGGCGGACGCCGCCTCCACTCTGGCGAGCTGGGAGAGGGAGGGCGGCAGGCAGTCGCTGCTGTCCATGTGGGCGCACGAGCGGCTGGGGCCCAAGGTCGCCGAGTTCGGCATCGACCGCCACTTCGCCCGGATCGACGGGCTGCGCAGCGCGTCCGGCGGGCACAAGGCCGACTCGATGGTGGCCCATCTCGCGGCGCTCGGCGTGGACCCCGCCGAGGTGCTCGTGATCGGTGACAGCGTGGACGACGCGCACGCCGCCCAGCACGTCGGAGCGCGGGCCGTGCTCTACACCGGTGGCATGACCAGCCGGACGGATCTGGCGGCGTTCGGTGTCCCGGTCGTGGATACCCTCGCGAATGCCATCGACTACGCCTGA
- a CDS encoding HAD family hydrolase, which translates to MSIVTRDAYAEAFRQVTGRPLVKLTQHNGRPDSEIVFETLAINGIVAEDAHLPKFLDALAEAFGARRKRLAKDGRMMSGAADALKAVAKLDGTVQSVLTGTIKSNAVHKLKAFGLDRQVDFEVGGYGEEVYPKATLLQVAQGRARQKYGGVFDGGNTVMIGDSARDVQAARIAGAAMIAVATGRSLPAELHEAGADVVLPDLSNPSEVVAAVAGLTSPARRAG; encoded by the coding sequence GTGTCCATCGTCACCCGTGACGCCTATGCGGAGGCCTTCCGTCAGGTCACCGGGCGCCCGCTGGTCAAGCTGACCCAGCACAACGGCCGCCCGGACTCGGAGATCGTCTTCGAGACGCTCGCCATCAACGGGATCGTCGCCGAGGACGCCCACCTGCCGAAGTTCCTGGACGCGCTCGCCGAGGCCTTCGGAGCCCGGCGCAAGCGCCTGGCCAAGGACGGCCGGATGATGTCCGGAGCGGCGGACGCGCTGAAGGCCGTCGCGAAGCTCGACGGCACGGTCCAGTCGGTGCTCACCGGCACGATCAAGAGCAACGCCGTGCACAAGCTGAAGGCCTTCGGCCTGGACCGGCAGGTGGACTTCGAGGTCGGCGGCTACGGCGAGGAGGTCTACCCCAAGGCCACCCTGCTCCAGGTCGCGCAGGGCAGGGCCCGGCAGAAATACGGCGGGGTCTTCGACGGCGGCAACACCGTGATGATCGGCGACTCGGCCAGAGACGTCCAGGCCGCCAGAATCGCCGGAGCCGCGATGATCGCCGTCGCCACCGGCCGGTCCCTCCCCGCCGAGCTCCACGAGGCGGGAGCCGACGTGGTCCTGCCCGACCTGTCCAACCCGTCGGAGGTCGTCGCCGCCGTGGCCGGGCTCACCTCGCCCGCCCGCCGGGCCGGCTAG
- a CDS encoding pyridoxal phosphate-dependent decarboxylase family protein translates to MSDPLNERDQVTAALDMVAKAAGPYLDSLGGRLVHDHGADGLLDLLDGPLPEHGEGTLDSVERLLHVGTEAATHSSGPRFFHFIVGGSTPAAQAGDWVTSLLDQAGGLWLTSPFATRAETVVLRWLKDLFGLPQSYGGVLTPSATFANLTGLACARQWWGERHGADVAADGLAGLPRMPVLAGGYLHPSSRKALLMLGCGRDGARIFARDEAGRVDLDAMDRELERIDGPAVLVGNAGEVNTGDFDPIDDLADLAERHGAWLHVDGAFGLFAAASPRLSHLVRGVERAHSVTSDGHKWLNVPYESGFAFVRDQETMGRTFGPWGAAYLPAEDDPHVNYNCLGPESSRRARALPVWATLRAYGRQGHREMVERHHDLALRLGRIVEEAPDLELLAPVRLCVVCFRYRPPGVPEEELNELNRRIGEELLADGRVYAGTTTYRGMTALRPAILNWRTTEADIDLLASVVREIAARRTG, encoded by the coding sequence ATGAGTGATCCTTTGAACGAGCGCGACCAGGTCACCGCAGCACTGGACATGGTCGCCAAGGCCGCCGGACCCTACCTCGACTCGCTCGGTGGCCGCCTGGTCCACGACCACGGTGCCGACGGCCTGCTCGACCTGCTCGACGGCCCGCTGCCCGAACACGGCGAAGGCACCCTGGACAGCGTCGAACGGCTGCTGCACGTCGGCACCGAGGCGGCGACGCACTCCTCGGGGCCGCGTTTCTTCCATTTCATCGTCGGCGGCTCGACCCCGGCGGCCCAGGCGGGCGACTGGGTGACCTCGCTGCTGGACCAGGCCGGTGGGCTCTGGCTGACGTCGCCGTTCGCCACCCGGGCGGAGACCGTCGTGCTGCGGTGGCTGAAAGACCTGTTCGGGCTGCCCCAGTCCTACGGTGGCGTGCTGACGCCGAGCGCCACCTTCGCCAACCTCACCGGGCTGGCATGCGCCCGGCAGTGGTGGGGCGAGCGTCACGGCGCCGACGTGGCGGCCGACGGGTTGGCCGGACTGCCACGGATGCCCGTGCTGGCCGGAGGTTACCTCCACCCGAGCAGCCGCAAGGCGCTGCTGATGCTCGGCTGCGGCCGGGACGGCGCCCGGATCTTCGCCCGGGACGAGGCGGGACGGGTCGATCTGGACGCCATGGACCGGGAGCTCGAACGGATCGACGGCCCGGCGGTGCTCGTCGGCAACGCGGGCGAGGTGAACACCGGTGACTTCGACCCCATCGACGACCTGGCGGACCTGGCCGAACGGCACGGTGCCTGGCTGCACGTGGACGGGGCCTTCGGACTGTTCGCGGCGGCCTCACCCCGCCTATCCCACCTGGTCAGGGGGGTGGAACGGGCGCACTCGGTGACCTCGGACGGACACAAGTGGCTCAACGTCCCCTACGAGAGCGGGTTCGCCTTCGTCCGCGATCAGGAGACCATGGGCCGGACCTTCGGCCCGTGGGGCGCGGCGTACCTCCCCGCCGAAGACGACCCGCACGTCAACTACAACTGCCTCGGCCCGGAGTCCTCCCGGCGGGCACGGGCGCTGCCCGTCTGGGCGACCCTGCGGGCGTACGGCAGGCAGGGTCACCGGGAGATGGTCGAGCGCCACCACGATCTGGCCCTGCGGCTGGGCCGGATCGTCGAGGAGGCTCCCGACCTGGAGCTGCTCGCACCGGTCCGGCTCTGCGTGGTCTGCTTCCGCTACCGCCCGCCGGGCGTCCCCGAGGAGGAGCTGAACGAGCTGAACAGGCGGATCGGCGAGGAGCTGCTCGCCGACGGCCGGGTGTACGCCGGGACCACCACCTACCGGGGCATGACCGCCCTGCGACCGGCCATCCTCAACTGGCGGACCACCGAGGCCGACATCGACCTCCTGGCCTCGGTGGTCCGGGAGATCGCCGCCCGCCGTACGGGGTGA
- a CDS encoding penicillin-binding transpeptidase domain-containing protein, with amino-acid sequence MKLKHLVAAALVPIAAIGAGAWALRTQGSAEETAQEFLAAWTRQDYPAMRALTVEPPGDFDRWYQRFRSDLKLSGASFEITGSTDAEVSFRATLDGPVDWTYDGSLALVEHERAWQVKWSPAAVHPRLKPGLRFKTVLVKAEQAPILDAEGTRIDTATTPGSVQQLVEGLKEKYASRLTGTSSARVDLVRGSEQVATLATAKAKAGTELRTTIDLRVHRAAATALEKVDKPASLVALRPSTGEILAVANKPGGFNRALLGHYPPGSTFKVVTASALIADGMTAGESVPCPAEQNIGGFPFHNAGFEEFGTIALREAFAHSCNTTFGKLSVDRLGGRRLASVAASFGFGGPVDPGVPAVRAQFPDPKDDTDLASASIGQGRVLTSPLNMATVAAAIADGSWRPPRLVDADLLPPAQSRKLEPAVVRALRTLMPAVVVEGTASTVSFPRGTAGKTGTAEFGSGKEPPSHSWFIGYRGDLAFSVIVEGGGAGAAVAAPVASRFLAGLTAAP; translated from the coding sequence ATGAAGCTGAAACACCTGGTGGCGGCGGCGCTGGTGCCGATCGCCGCGATCGGCGCGGGAGCATGGGCGCTGCGCACCCAGGGGTCGGCCGAGGAGACGGCTCAGGAGTTCCTGGCCGCCTGGACCAGGCAGGACTACCCGGCGATGCGGGCGCTCACGGTCGAGCCACCGGGCGACTTCGACCGCTGGTACCAGCGGTTCCGGTCCGATCTGAAGCTGTCGGGGGCCAGCTTCGAGATCACCGGGAGCACCGACGCCGAGGTCTCCTTCCGCGCGACGCTGGACGGACCGGTGGACTGGACCTACGACGGTTCGCTGGCCCTGGTCGAGCACGAGCGGGCCTGGCAGGTGAAGTGGAGCCCCGCGGCGGTCCACCCGCGGCTCAAGCCCGGCCTGCGCTTCAAGACGGTGCTGGTCAAGGCCGAGCAGGCGCCGATCCTGGACGCCGAAGGGACCCGCATCGACACCGCCACCACGCCGGGTTCGGTGCAGCAGCTCGTCGAGGGGCTCAAGGAGAAGTACGCCTCCCGCCTCACCGGCACCTCCTCGGCACGGGTGGACCTGGTCCGGGGGAGCGAGCAGGTCGCCACGCTCGCCACCGCCAAGGCGAAGGCGGGCACGGAACTGCGGACCACCATCGACCTCCGCGTCCACCGGGCCGCCGCCACGGCACTGGAGAAGGTGGACAAGCCCGCCTCCCTGGTCGCGCTCCGGCCCTCGACCGGCGAGATCCTGGCCGTGGCCAACAAACCCGGCGGGTTCAACCGGGCGCTGCTCGGCCACTACCCTCCGGGCTCGACCTTCAAGGTGGTCACGGCCTCGGCCCTGATCGCCGACGGCATGACCGCGGGCGAGTCGGTGCCCTGTCCCGCCGAGCAGAACATCGGGGGCTTCCCGTTCCACAACGCCGGGTTCGAGGAGTTCGGCACGATCGCGCTGCGCGAGGCGTTCGCGCACTCGTGCAACACCACGTTCGGGAAGCTGAGTGTGGACCGGCTCGGCGGGAGGCGGCTGGCCTCGGTGGCGGCGAGCTTCGGGTTCGGGGGGCCGGTGGACCCCGGGGTGCCCGCCGTACGGGCGCAGTTCCCCGACCCGAAGGACGACACCGACCTGGCGTCGGCCTCGATCGGGCAGGGCCGGGTCCTGACGAGCCCGCTGAACATGGCCACTGTCGCCGCGGCGATCGCCGACGGCTCCTGGCGTCCGCCCCGGCTGGTGGACGCGGACCTGCTTCCCCCGGCGCAGTCGAGAAAGTTGGAGCCCGCGGTGGTGCGGGCACTGCGTACGCTGATGCCCGCCGTGGTGGTGGAGGGCACGGCGAGCACGGTCTCCTTCCCCCGGGGTACGGCGGGCAAGACCGGAACCGCCGAGTTCGGTTCCGGCAAGGAGCCCCCGTCGCATTCCTGGTTCATCGGCTACCGGGGTGACCTGGCGTTCTCGGTGATCGTGGAGGGCGGCGGCGCGGGCGCCGCGGTGGCCGCGCCCGTCGCGAGCCGGTTCCTCGCCGGGCTCACGGCGGCACCCTGA